A window of the Pyrodictium abyssi genome harbors these coding sequences:
- a CDS encoding ZPR1 zinc finger domain-containing protein, with protein sequence MPYMGVKIVNHSVYLPQWTRGILLTSTRGALAIPGSTMSDSVAAREPVKINEAVVQCPVCKKATLKIEDYLYDMPVVGKVILSSGKCSSCNYKFNDVRLAEAHEPRKIILRVEKHEDLNALVVRSSSASILIPEFEMSMTPGPASEGFITTVEGVLERFLEAIDVACADPDTDKSACEKARRTIEEAKEGKREFTLVIVDPEGVSAIVSDKAKTEPVSKEELARLGYIVADS encoded by the coding sequence ATGCCCTACATGGGGGTTAAGATAGTCAACCATAGCGTTTATCTCCCACAGTGGACCAGGGGCATACTGTTAACAAGCACTAGAGGTGCCCTAGCAATACCGGGGAGCACTATGAGCGACAGTGTAGCTGCAAGAGAGCCTGTCAAGATAAACGAAGCTGTAGTCCAATGCCCCGTGTGCAAGAAGGCCACGCTAAAGATCGAAGACTATCTATACGATATGCCTGTAGTTGGTAAGGTTATCCTATCGTCTGGGAAGTGCAGTAGCTGTAACTACAAGTTTAACGATGTTAGGCTGGCCGAGGCCCATGAACCTAGGAAGATAATACTACGTGTAGAGAAGCATGAGGATCTCAACGCGCTGGTAGTCCGCTCATCATCTGCGTCAATACTTATACCAGAGTTTGAAATGAGCATGACACCTGGCCCTGCATCTGAAGGCTTCATAACTACTGTTGAGGGCGTTCTTGAAAGATTCCTAGAAGCCATAGATGTTGCATGCGCTGACCCAGATACCGATAAGTCCGCATGCGAGAAGGCGAGAAGGACTATAGAAGAAGCTAAGGAGGGTAAACGAGAATTCACACTGGTAATTGTGGACCCAGAGGGTGTAAGCGCAATCGTATCAGATAAGGCTAAGACAGAGCCAGTTAGTAAGGAGGAGCTAGCGAGGCTCGGCTACATAGTAGCCGATAGCTAA